Genomic window (Leisingera methylohalidivorans DSM 14336):
AAGGGAAAGCGTGTCAACATCGGCAACCCCGGGTCCGGCCAGCGTGCAACCATGGAAGTGCTGATGGAAGCCAAGGGCTGGGGCATGGAAGATTTCGCGCTGGCAACCGAGCTGAAGGCGGCGGAACAGTCCGCAGCGCTATGCGATAACCAGATCGACGCCATGATCTACACCGTTGGCCACCCCTCCGGTTCGATCCAGGAAGCCTCTACCGCCTGTGACTCGGTTCTGGTCACCGTGGACGGCGAGGCCGTGGAAAAGCTGGTAGGCGACAACTCCTTCTACCGCACCGCAACCATCCCCGGCGGCATGTACCGCGGCTCCGACGAGGACGTGAAGACCTTTGGCGTGGGCGCGACTTTTGTGACCTCGGCAGACGTCTCCGAAGATGCGGTTTATGCGGTTGTCAGCTCGGTGTTCGAAAACTTCGAGGCGTTTCAGAAGCTGCACCCGGCCTTCGCCAACCTGAAGCCGGAAGAGATGATCGCGGACGGTTTGTCGGCACCGCTGCATGCCGGTGCGGCAAAGTACTACAAAGAAAAGGGCTGGATCGAGTAATCCACCCAACAAAAGGAACGGGGCGCATTTGGCGCCCCGTTTTGCCTGAGGCCGCTGCCCAGGCTTGAAAAATTCAGGCCCCGGGAAACGGCGGCCTTAGGGGAGATTATCCATGGCATCCGATGCACAGGGAAATCGGCCGCTCAGCGAAGAAGAGCTTCAGGAACTTGTCGCGTCCTCAGACGCAGGCGCCCGCAATCCGGTAGGAAGCGTGGGGCTGTTCCTGGCAATCGTCGCAGTCATCTGGTCGGTATTCCAAGTCGTTCTGGCTTCACCCGTTTCCAACCTGCTGTTGCCCGGCAGTGTGGTGAACAATTCCCGGCAAATCCATTTGGCCTTTGCCATTTTCCTGGCCTACGCCGCCTATCCCGCGCTGAAGTCCAGCCCGCGGAGTTACATTCCTATTCAGGATTGGATCTTCGCGCTGGCCGGAACCGTGATCGCGATGTACGGCTATATTTTTTACCAGAAGATCGTCGATTCCGGCGGGCTTGCCGATGATATGGACAAGTGGTTCGCACTGGCAGGCCTGATTCTGCTGTTTGAGGCCGCGCGCCGCGCGCTTGGCCCGGCAATGGCGATTATCGCAACCATCTTCCTGGCCTATGTGTTTTTTGGCTCCTCCGAATGGGTGCCGGAAGTCATACGCTGGAAGGGCGCCAGCCTCAAAAAGGCTATGAGCCATATGTGGATCACGTCCGAGGGCGTGTTTGGCATCGCCCTGGGTGTTTCCACAAAATTTGTCTTCCTGTTCGTGCTGTTCGGCGCGCTGCTGGATAAGGCTGGGGCAGGCAATTATTTCATCAAGATGGCCTTCGGCGCCCTTGGCCACCTGCGTGGCGGCCCGGCCAAGGCGGCGGTTGTTGGTTCTGCCGCAACCGGTCTGATCTCCGGCTCGTCGATTGCCAACGTGGTCACCACCGGCACTTTCACCATCCCGCTGATGAAACGGGTGGGTTTCACCAGCGAACAGGCCGGCTCGGTCGAAGTGGCGTCCTCGGTCAACGGCCAGATCATGCCGCCGGTGATGGGCGCTGCCGCCTTCCTGATGGTGGAATACGTGGGCATCTCCTATGTCGAGGTGATCACCCACGCCTTCCTGCCGGCCGCGATCTCCTACATTGCGCTGGTCTATATCGTGCATCTGGAAGCGGTGAAGCGGAACATGCCGACGCTGGGCAACCGGGTGGTTTCCATGGGCCGGACCATCGGCGGCATGGCGCTGTTCTTTGCCGGCTTTGCTGCCCTTTGCTATGGCGTGCAGTATCCGGTCAAGTGGATCACCTCAGCGATGCCGGGCGCCTCCGGGCTGACACTGGCGGCGCTGGTGTTCGCGGCTTACGTAGCTCTGCTGTGGCTTGCCTCCGGCGTCGATGACCTGGTGCCGGATGACCCGAACGCCAAGGAGGTCGAATTACCTGTAGTGGGCGAGATCTATAAGGCTGGCCTGCATTACTTGCTGCCGATCATCGTGCTGGTCTACTTTTTGATGATCGAACAGAAGTCGCCGGGCTTGTCTGCCTTCTGGGCCACCGCGCTGCTGTTTGTGATCCTGCTGACCCAGAAACCGCTCAAGGCGATTTTCCGCGGCCAAAGCAATATGGCCAATTCCTTTATGGAAGGCGTCCACGACTTGTGGAACGGGCTGATCGACGGTGCCCGCAACATGATCGGCATCGCGCTGGCCACGGCCACGGCTGGTGTGATCGTGGGCACCGTGACACTGACCGGTGTCGGGCAGGTGATGTCCGAACTGGTTGAGTTTGTCTCGGGCGGCAACCTGATTTTGATGCTGGTGATGGTTGGTATCTTGTCGCTGGTTCTGGGCATGGGGCTGCCGACAACGGCGAACTACATTGTTGTCAGCTCGCTGATGGCCGGTGTGGTTGTTGAACTTGGCGCCCAGTCCGGTCTGATCGTGCCGCTGATTGCCGTGCATCTGTTTGTGTTCTACTTCGGGATCATGGCCGATGTGACGCCGCCTGTTGGCCTTGCCAGCTTTGCTGCAGCGGCTGTGTCCGGCGGCGATGCAATCCGCACCGGCTTCACCGCCTTCTTCTACTCCTTGCGGACCGTGGCACTGCCGTTTGTGTTCATCTTCAACACCGACCTTCTGCTGATCGATGTGAACTGGATACAAGGCATTCTTGTCGCCATATCAGCCACCATCGCCATCCTTGTCTTCACGGCCGGCACCATGGGCTACTTCGTCAGCCGCAGCCGGATTTATGAGAGTGTCCTACTGATCTTTGCAGCCTTCGCGCTGTTCCGGCCGGACTTCTTCATGGACCGGATGATGCCGCCCTATGCCGAAGTGCCGCCGGCTCAGCTGGTTCAGGCCTTGGATGAGGCTGAGGCGGGTGCGGAGTTCAGGATCACGGTCGAAGGCCCTGATTTCGATACCTCCGAGATCAAAAGCACTACGATGATCCTGACGGCCGATGGCTCTGGCGGTCAGCAGGCAGTGGATGCCTATGGCCTGTTGCTGCTGGAGGAAGACGGCGTTGTGAAGCTGGACGAACCGATGTTCGGCACCCCGGCGGCGCCCAGTTTGGAGAGTTTTGATTTCTATGCCGATGAACCGGTGCAGGTCGCAACGATCCAGGCCCCGGCCAGCCAACTGCCCAAGGAGCTGATCTTTATACCGGCGCTGCTGCTGGTCGCGCTTGTTGCGCTGATGCAGCGCGGCCGTTCGCGTGAACAAAAAGGAGTCCCGGCATGAACAAACCCGTCCTATGCGCCCTGGAATTGAGTGACCAAGCGTCCGACGAAAAGGTTCTGTCTCAGGCTGCCCGGCTGGCGGAGCTGGACGGTGCCCAGCTGGACGTCGTCAATGTGCTGCCTGATTTTGGCGAAAGCTGGGTGTCGGGCTTCTTTGAGGAGCACCACCATCAAAAAGCGGTCAAGGACACCACCCAGCGGCTGCGCGATCTTTGCACCAAGGTGCTGGGAAAGGATGGCAACGCCAAGGTTCGCCACCTGGTGGCCACCGGCAAAGCGTATCAGGAAATCCTGAAGGTAGCTGAAACGGCGGGCAGCGGGCTGATTGTAATCGGGGCCCACAAGCCGGATCTCAAGGATTACCTGCTTGGTCCGAATGCGGCTCGGGTGATCCGGCATTCGGACTGCTCGGTCTTTGTGGTTCGCTGAAGATACTAAGGGCGCCTGCGGGCGCCCTTAGTCGTAGCCGGTCATCTCAAGGTAGCCCATTCCGGAATGGCTGCCGCTGACCGACACCGGCCCCTCCCAGTAAGAAAATGTTGTTCCCATCCAGCTTTGCGGATTAAGTGCTTGAACTTCAATGGAAACACCTTTTTCTGGCAGGCTTGCATGCCAGCGTGTGGGAATTTTCCGGCCCTGAACATCGCTCGCAGCCAGCGCCTCGGCATGAAAGGCTCCAGGCGCCAGCGGCTCTGCTTTTCCATCTGCGGTTATCCATGTGCCTGACGTGAAATCACCGCGTTCGCCACGCAGCACAAACCCCATCAGCTTATCTCCGCTGTCAAAGCTGAGAGAGAACCAGTCCCAGCCGCTTTGATCCTCGGCCAGAGGCTGGCTTGACCATTCCCGGTCCAGCCAGCCGTGCCCGGCCACGGCAATAGGCCCGCCAGGCAGATCAAGCATTCCAGACACCTGATAATGCGGTTGAGAGTAATAATAGCTCGCTTGGCCGCTTGCGGATTTCACGGAATACCCATCCTCTCCATGCAGCGCGAGCGGACCGTCAGCGATGAGCTGCAACTCATAAGAAAACTCTTGCGCTGAAGCGGTTATCTCCATCCTTTCAATAGCCTCTCCCGTGGAGCGCATCTGCCAATCGCCGATCCAGGCATCGAAAGGATCAGCCGAAACCCCAGCCTGACCCACACCTCCGCGGGCTATGCGTTCGGCGAACAGGTGCTGATCCGGCGCCGTCACGGCAGCATGGGCCATCCAGATTTGAGGGCTTTGCCAGCCCTCGGCCTCTCCCGGCGCCAGGGCGGAACGGAACAACGTCCACTGGATGCCGTAATTGTTGCCGCCGGCGTCTGTAAGGTTGGCGGTTAAGTACCACCACTCAATGCGGAAATCCGGATGGGCGCCATGATCCTGAGGAAAAGTCAGCTGGCGGCCAAGCTCTGGAACTGCAAATCCGTCAGCCTCAGTTCCCAGCCCGGCGTAACCTTGCGGCAGGGCCGTAGTGGCCCAGCCTGCGATGAAGATCGTCAAAACGGATCTAACGTTCATTGGCAAACACCTTGAGCAATTCCGCCGGATCCAGGCGGCTGAGCCGGCGGGCGGGCAGGGCGGCCGCCACCACCGCGGCCAGCAGCGCCAGAAGGATAAGCCGAAGCCAGTCGCCTGGAAACAGATGCATCGGCAGCTTCCAGCCAAAAGCTTCAACATTGATAACGGCCAGCAGCGCCCAGGCCAGAACAAGCCCAAGCGGCAGGGCCAGAACCGCGGTGATCGCGGCCAGAAGAAGGCTGCGCAGGACTTCGGCACCGGCCAGCTGGCGGCGGCTGAGCCCCATCGCCCAAACCGGCGCAAGCTGCGGCAAACGCTGGCTCCACAAGGTAAGCAGGCTGGTCAGCATGGCAAACCCGGCCACCCCCAGCGTCAACAGGTTCAGCGCGGAGGTTATGGTAAAAGTCCGATCAAATATACTGAGGGACCGGGCCTTGATGCCCGCCTGGTCGACGATGTTTTCCTGAGGTATTTCGAATGCTTGACGAATGGAGCTGACAATTTCCGGCACATCTTCGGCAGGCAGCCGCAGCCCGAACTGCCGGTTGGGGATATCCGGTTCGCGGTCCAGCAATGCAGCCAGGGAAGTGATCACCTGGCCATTCGGGTTGCCATAATCTGAATAGATCCCGGCAATGGTCATCTCCCAATCCGGTGCCAGGGCCAAGGAAAGCCCGGGGCTAAGGTCATGACGGCGGGCGAATTGTTCATTGACCAGCAGAGCTTTTCCAGCGGCGACACGGTCCCAGACGCCGGGCAGTGCCTCCAGCAGCGGCCAATTCTGACGGTAGGTTTCATCATCCGCAACGCCGTAAATCCGCAGCGGCGCGCCCTTGTAGCGGATATCACTGCGCCGGATTGGCAGAACTGTTATGCCCTGATCCTCCAGCCACTGCGTCAGCCCCGTGCCTTGCTGATCGCTGACTGCAGTCACATAGACCTCGGCCGGCAGGCGTTGGTCCAGCCAGCCAATGAAGGTGAGCCTGAAGCTGGAAACCATTGTTCCGACGCCAATATTCGTCGCCAACGCCAAAAGCAGGGCCATCAGGGCAAGCGACATCCCGGGCAGTTGTGCCCGGGTATCGGCCCAAAGCCATTCGGCAAAGGGACGTGTGCACAGCCGCGCCCCGATCCGCAGACCTGTGGCGATCAGCAACGGCAGCATGAGTGCCGACCCCAGCATAAGCCCGGATAAGAAAACAAACCCTGCAATAAGCCCTTGAAAGAGAGCGATGATCGCAAGCCCGGCGAGTATGCACAGGGCACCTGCGCATGCCGCCGCCGTATGCGACCTGTTTGCTTGCTGCCCGCGTGCTTGGGGTGCGGGTGCGGCCAGCAAGGGCATCCGCCATAAGGCATAAAGCGCCTGCGCCCCGGCCAGAAATGTGCCGCCGCAGGCCATTGCCAGCCCGGACAACACCCACTCCAGGCGCAAGCCGAGGCCGCCGTCCACCGCGGCGCCGTACAGCCCGGACAGAGTGGCCTGAACATCCGGCAGCAGCGCCGCAGCGACCAGATAGCCGCCGGCCAGCCCGGCAGTACCGGAAATCAACGCGACAACCGCAAGCTCTGCTGCAATCAGCGCTACCAGAACCCGCATAGGAACACCCAGCCCGCGCAGGGTCCGGATCATGCCCCGGCGCTGCTCCAGGCTGAGACCGATGGTCCCTTGAACGATGAACAGCCCGACAGCAAAGGATAACAGGCCGAAGGCCGTCAGGTTGAGGTGGAAACTGTCAGTAAGCCGGGCCGTGTCTGCCGCTGCACTGCGGGCTGGAATGCGGATCAGGCCGGGCGCAAGATGTTGAAGTGGTGTCAGGCCGGAAATCTGATCCGGCAGAATGAGCAGGTAGCTGAGACTGTCCGGCTGACGCAGCAGGCGGCTGGCCAAACTGATGTCAGAAATCAGCATGCCGGGCGGCAATCTGTCCGTTTCGGTTACCGGGTGCTCGCTCTGCGCCGCAGCAAGCACCCGCGCAGTTTCTGGATGCGCAAAGAACCGGCCGGGCGGCAATAATGCATCCAATGCAGGTGCGCGGTCCTGCTCAGCCGCCTCGGCCAGGGCTGGAACCAGCGGATGGCTTAGCAGATCAATACCCATGATATCAAAGCTTTGTCGTTTGAACCTGACAGTGCCCTCCAGCACCGGTGTCAGCTGCCAGCCCGCCCGGCGCAAGCGGGCGTATTGCTGCAGCGTGATTGTGCCATCTTCCGGTGCCAGCCGGTCCGCCGCCGTTGTGCCAAGCTGCTCCGCGGCCCGGGCGTAGCTGGCACGGGCTTCGCCGTTGATTGCCTGAACTGCAGACCAAAGCCCTGTTGCCAGGGCCAGCCCGGCCATCAGCGTCGCCAGTTGCAGAGGATGCCGGCGCCAGTGCGACAGGATTGCACTCAGCGCGGAGCGGATCATGCGGTTTGGCCAAGCTGCAGATGAAGACGCTGGTCCAGCATACCGGCAATGGCGGTGGAATGCGTGACCAGAAACAGGGCCGCTCCGCTTTCCTGAACCAGCTCCAGCATGAGGTCCATCACCGCCGCACTGGCAGTTTCATCCAGGTTCCCGGTCGGCTCATCCGCCAGCAGCAATTTGGGGCGCAGGGCCAGGGCGCGGCCAATGGCAACCCGCTGTTGCTGCCCGCCCGAGAGCTGCTCGGGGTAGCGATCGAGAAATCCGGTCAGGCCAAGGCGCTCCGCCAGCACTCGCCCCCAATCCGGATCCCACCGGTTTCCCAACCGTGCATGCAACGAGATATTCTGCCGGATGCTGAGTGAAGGAATTAAATTAAACTGCTGAAAAACAAGTGAAACATCGCGCCTCCTGAGGGCAGCGCGCTGCCGGTCCCTGAGATTGGAAAGCCGGGTGCCCGCAATTTCAATTTCGCCGCTGTCAAAGTGATCCAATGCCCCGGCCAAGTGCAGCAATGTGCTTTTGCCGGAGCCGCTGTCGCCAGTCAGCGCCAGGCTGCTGCCGGCGGCCAGATCCAGTGACACCCCGCGTAACACAGCGGTTTCCGGTGTCTGTCCCGGATAGGTTTTGGTCACGTTGCGGATCTTCAAAACCATCCTGCGGCACCCTCCTGCGCTTTGG
Coding sequences:
- a CDS encoding TAXI family TRAP transporter solute-binding subunit translates to MKHTKLAIGALVAAAFSAPAAFAQEYITIGTGGVTGVYYPTGGAICRLVNKGRKEHGFKCAVESTGGSVYNVNTIQEGELQFGVAQSDIQYNAYNGVVQFEGKPFEGLRAVFSVHPEPFTVVARADAGISSFEDLKGKRVNIGNPGSGQRATMEVLMEAKGWGMEDFALATELKAAEQSAALCDNQIDAMIYTVGHPSGSIQEASTACDSVLVTVDGEAVEKLVGDNSFYRTATIPGGMYRGSDEDVKTFGVGATFVTSADVSEDAVYAVVSSVFENFEAFQKLHPAFANLKPEEMIADGLSAPLHAGAAKYYKEKGWIE
- a CDS encoding TRAP transporter permease: MASDAQGNRPLSEEELQELVASSDAGARNPVGSVGLFLAIVAVIWSVFQVVLASPVSNLLLPGSVVNNSRQIHLAFAIFLAYAAYPALKSSPRSYIPIQDWIFALAGTVIAMYGYIFYQKIVDSGGLADDMDKWFALAGLILLFEAARRALGPAMAIIATIFLAYVFFGSSEWVPEVIRWKGASLKKAMSHMWITSEGVFGIALGVSTKFVFLFVLFGALLDKAGAGNYFIKMAFGALGHLRGGPAKAAVVGSAATGLISGSSIANVVTTGTFTIPLMKRVGFTSEQAGSVEVASSVNGQIMPPVMGAAAFLMVEYVGISYVEVITHAFLPAAISYIALVYIVHLEAVKRNMPTLGNRVVSMGRTIGGMALFFAGFAALCYGVQYPVKWITSAMPGASGLTLAALVFAAYVALLWLASGVDDLVPDDPNAKEVELPVVGEIYKAGLHYLLPIIVLVYFLMIEQKSPGLSAFWATALLFVILLTQKPLKAIFRGQSNMANSFMEGVHDLWNGLIDGARNMIGIALATATAGVIVGTVTLTGVGQVMSELVEFVSGGNLILMLVMVGILSLVLGMGLPTTANYIVVSSLMAGVVVELGAQSGLIVPLIAVHLFVFYFGIMADVTPPVGLASFAAAAVSGGDAIRTGFTAFFYSLRTVALPFVFIFNTDLLLIDVNWIQGILVAISATIAILVFTAGTMGYFVSRSRIYESVLLIFAAFALFRPDFFMDRMMPPYAEVPPAQLVQALDEAEAGAEFRITVEGPDFDTSEIKSTTMILTADGSGGQQAVDAYGLLLLEEDGVVKLDEPMFGTPAAPSLESFDFYADEPVQVATIQAPASQLPKELIFIPALLLVALVALMQRGRSREQKGVPA
- a CDS encoding universal stress protein — its product is MNKPVLCALELSDQASDEKVLSQAARLAELDGAQLDVVNVLPDFGESWVSGFFEEHHHQKAVKDTTQRLRDLCTKVLGKDGNAKVRHLVATGKAYQEILKVAETAGSGLIVIGAHKPDLKDYLLGPNAARVIRHSDCSVFVVR
- a CDS encoding lipocalin-like domain-containing protein, producing MNVRSVLTIFIAGWATTALPQGYAGLGTEADGFAVPELGRQLTFPQDHGAHPDFRIEWWYLTANLTDAGGNNYGIQWTLFRSALAPGEAEGWQSPQIWMAHAAVTAPDQHLFAERIARGGVGQAGVSADPFDAWIGDWQMRSTGEAIERMEITASAQEFSYELQLIADGPLALHGEDGYSVKSASGQASYYYSQPHYQVSGMLDLPGGPIAVAGHGWLDREWSSQPLAEDQSGWDWFSLSFDSGDKLMGFVLRGERGDFTSGTWITADGKAEPLAPGAFHAEALAASDVQGRKIPTRWHASLPEKGVSIEVQALNPQSWMGTTFSYWEGPVSVSGSHSGMGYLEMTGYD
- a CDS encoding FtsX-like permease family protein, whose product is MIRSALSAILSHWRRHPLQLATLMAGLALATGLWSAVQAINGEARASYARAAEQLGTTAADRLAPEDGTITLQQYARLRRAGWQLTPVLEGTVRFKRQSFDIMGIDLLSHPLVPALAEAAEQDRAPALDALLPPGRFFAHPETARVLAAAQSEHPVTETDRLPPGMLISDISLASRLLRQPDSLSYLLILPDQISGLTPLQHLAPGLIRIPARSAAADTARLTDSFHLNLTAFGLLSFAVGLFIVQGTIGLSLEQRRGMIRTLRGLGVPMRVLVALIAAELAVVALISGTAGLAGGYLVAAALLPDVQATLSGLYGAAVDGGLGLRLEWVLSGLAMACGGTFLAGAQALYALWRMPLLAAPAPQARGQQANRSHTAAACAGALCILAGLAIIALFQGLIAGFVFLSGLMLGSALMLPLLIATGLRIGARLCTRPFAEWLWADTRAQLPGMSLALMALLLALATNIGVGTMVSSFRLTFIGWLDQRLPAEVYVTAVSDQQGTGLTQWLEDQGITVLPIRRSDIRYKGAPLRIYGVADDETYRQNWPLLEALPGVWDRVAAGKALLVNEQFARRHDLSPGLSLALAPDWEMTIAGIYSDYGNPNGQVITSLAALLDREPDIPNRQFGLRLPAEDVPEIVSSIRQAFEIPQENIVDQAGIKARSLSIFDRTFTITSALNLLTLGVAGFAMLTSLLTLWSQRLPQLAPVWAMGLSRRQLAGAEVLRSLLLAAITAVLALPLGLVLAWALLAVINVEAFGWKLPMHLFPGDWLRLILLALLAAVVAAALPARRLSRLDPAELLKVFANER
- a CDS encoding ABC transporter ATP-binding protein, which gives rise to MVLKIRNVTKTYPGQTPETAVLRGVSLDLAAGSSLALTGDSGSGKSTLLHLAGALDHFDSGEIEIAGTRLSNLRDRQRAALRRRDVSLVFQQFNLIPSLSIRQNISLHARLGNRWDPDWGRVLAERLGLTGFLDRYPEQLSGGQQQRVAIGRALALRPKLLLADEPTGNLDETASAAVMDLMLELVQESGAALFLVTHSTAIAGMLDQRLHLQLGQTA